The Pleuronectes platessa chromosome 13, fPlePla1.1, whole genome shotgun sequence genome includes a window with the following:
- the LOC128455223 gene encoding dual specificity tyrosine-phosphorylation-regulated kinase 4 — MPAKQSTENLFHRRNNISCVKPPDNKQAHAESGTRVQRRLPLRQPIMPSLQKTRNRKPSDERLPMSSEYVLRNFVPYLTNYEQTEISKYKQVWYLGKRTTNKIRCSTQNPQLFNFGFDTEEGLYKAIVNDHLAYRYKILAVIGNGFSGEVLKCYDYKTKQFVAIKVFRNKDSVLKLAKSEMKVLKALKESDKNNSANIVHMKEHFNFRHHLCITFDLYDGDLYRVMKRKDKHQVTEDELKGYTVAILKCLQLLRKKNIVHGDLKPVGIIVQTL; from the exons ATGCCTGCAAAACAATCAACCGAGAACCTGTTCCACAGAAGGAACAACATCTCCTGTGTGAAACCACCAGACAATAAG CAAGCTCATGCAGAATCTGGCACTAGGGTCCAGCGGAGACTCCCACTGAGGCAACCAATCATGCCTTCCCTGCAGAAAACACGAAATAGGAAACCTTCTGACGAAAGATTACCCATGTCCTCTGAAT ATGTTCTGAGGAATTTCGTGCCATATTTGACAAACTATGAGCAGACAGAGATAAGTAAATACAAACAGGTATGGTACCTGGGAAAGAGGACAACAAACAAGATTAGGTGCAGCACCCAGAATCCACAGTTATTCAACTTTGGCTTCGACACTGAGGAGGGACTGTACAAGGCA ATTGTCAATGACCACTTGGCCTACCGCTATAAAATCTTGGCAGTTATTGGAAATGGCTTCTCTGGAGAGGTTCTCAAATGCTATGATTATAAGACCAAGCAGTTTGTGGCCATCAAAGTCTTTCGAAACAAAGACAG CGTTCTTAAGCTGGCAAAGTCGGAAATGAAGGTTTTGAAAGCCCTGAAAGAGAGTGACAAGAATAACTCAGCCAACATCGTCCACATGAAGGAGCACTTCAACTTCCGCCATCACCTCTGCATCACTTTTGATCTCTATGA TGGAGACCTGTATAGGGTGATGAAACGTAAGGACAAGCATCAAGTCACAGAGGACGAGCTCAAAGGGTACACTGTAGCCATCCTGAAATGTCTGCAGCTGCTCAGAAAGAAGAATATTGTCCATGGCGACCTAAAACCGGTAGGAATAATA
- the xirp1 gene encoding xin actin-binding repeat-containing protein 1, with the protein METFGLRRTQSLRCLSGVQETSWVMPASSHWSRKSVSQLVQQYQSCSDLRNLEKADHKLQVTEISVDSQRGRTESRENVVLWGGPRSLPGRSSNLSRSRSMECLPQKESSGTKALCALFESKASLQQNFHSSTRLDIKAAAGTKTREGCPLRDQRGHNSPVKDATIQGTTQAERGKVVNGPQESNSKMWRYSHGDKTRLPPTTGISPTRPARDRISASSSVRERSALYLSRAAIDATGGSTQPEYISAPATRSKSIKMADAARKVKVSQSSRDEDDLPIPPPPPVPPRPLDYEGPPTCDSLPIPPKETFSTFYQQRQKSELKRLFKHIHPDLRASLDDVVDDEIMEAVQSENPDAADAAYQCEVQSMRWIFENWNLANIGDPHSTKKMLDDEELKGGDVRGTSSMFEQIDSTQQKSAKRQTSVRGDVRTSTWLFETQPLDSLNKSIREEGELVEAVLREPIQSGDVTGTRLLFESKSLCDLGRCNSIEDYSFLKLKSELQEQKGDVQTTVKLFQTEPCCAIRDNSGNMHEIKSICREEINSNNISTARWLFETQPLDLINKETDGVKIIRGISLEEGHRGGVDQKRWMFETQPFGTIQEVVGVDKFEGTVEECSGEADVVNKRTYFETQPLASLRGDSDEKSLEKEEIIGGDIKTSLWLFETQPMETLSDTYEVGRLKKITLSADEQGEVKGRKRMFESCSTEKSTSFKKQEIEKGDVKGFKHLFETIPLSKIAHSDEEIIEEENATPAGNMKGNGAMFEAPHLYAIKDSSGNLHKVTTVSREELIKGKVKNYKWMFETKPIDELAEGKGNVEVIKGITRQEDTKGDVKMAKWLFETQTIDGIHSKFNQTEQNVSVEEEPHTGDVKNCKWLFETQSMGNLFNKSDNVKDKEATDNTNVKSITWLFESQPLDSIKDGEEYNLNLCSTVQDAVKSEVGVKTVKCLFETETLDRIRQDTNSDKDMRCVSLVDFQSGDVSRVKELFESQSLDEIGLEMETTCDELSQREPIESGSAHKLTWMFENCPMNLINNETVDANLQGVSDAVSGDVQNKKFIFETSSLDKIHSEPLEQKLVPAEEPLSNVDVKSSTMMFESLPLYAIRDKEGLFHEVTTVKKEEVMSADVRGARWMFETKPLDAIKAENEVFVIRAVTQEDVKKGDVKSARWKFETQPLDSLTSHEESSVRVTENFGSSNVRLNKELFESEQSSNKFVRMVSVTDVQHGDVRTSTWLFENQSIDSLKGEHQEQGTVKTVHREDSQKGDVKRCTWLFESQALDKIKEPEDTSEQGVEEEIPKADVECTTWLFETTPLDKITANSVSDALSYLYQMSFVHSSGIIIEANESRNVNMAKYLVESNEGVQIQKEEVIKGNIRNIMFQLLIKPTLKPQITLLREVEKGKVNTTVVELPVYQSATTINLERDQRIHKIVQMIEEVLVQDKSLKKGILMQETAGGEAEMTVYSLICNYETKAKTHATERGDVKSTIGNLLSTANSQRTAVSCRVDETEKGNVNLYKSCIEKGDLHYLKSLHTELSGDEVDCSLLAKEQIEIVQGDVKEAKRSLCQPKDQVERTISDVLPGDVENTKKVFSSESTVSVDNCVPKEEIIPGDISSAKQQLAVKQLLMVEKEEVVAGDVKATMQSLERAKQLSMSVEREIIKPGTIYDMDLSAEGPEVEESTSQKEIIISGDVKKAKRSLEMAKQQSMHVEREVIVPGNIYNLNVSVQEETSSVVQQSTSSSSSRCQQIRTYPKVSDAVKDQESYIPFEACQQRAVIVSNCASDSLTPVVSYECNGQTTEEEREEVIRGDVRAAIRSLQTAVTEQKLLDKEDIVRGNVQLALQSLEKSSVNVSKGDYKAAMIYRNSGRACSGRSKTVQEQCVVVSMPPSDTKLSPSISVTCEGEPSISTQNPTPNPVANGISKSPRSESVTPPPLLQKISEKPPEQKPSLPPKPLWMKSVTVEEPNIPLPSAHKFAMIPPNHSNQFPMPFTDKLQENKINMETLKETHHQKSVTVKGSNQANERQSMDSKSKEFKKKKITTPHTEDKSDCQVKHSTVEMERNVIQKINAAEEIQMCMKNYAEEGKHEMNVSLHTALQNFEQKEREALDSRVPQLSKRVKVTNDSDSNYSNKIPTHQHKSNPEHPKKQHSKTEAPMSETKSLVDACHSQHTDLNEMHHNLEDKVVLRQKKVKETEGERRQRLSVHKDEIMKGNVTAAMEIFENLRKREELKEILSKVEEIEEDTSTVDNRSLKTLYTNVPDWMDTPSTNAKQRKTQQKKVEVETQEDDLESISSVETAFEDLERASKEIINLKQETLAKLIEIEETIKKALYSVSNLKSEADIAGLSGLFDESLSSERNIQPTNNIRKISIVSSKAKAGLTKEITDVNRQTVSDSSPSQQQVPRHNKPLIRQSSSQSSPSFISIHSAARKPAEQPKLPVSTFKPKTDGGSQESAAECSKTCPSQRKVSVLEVKTVPEQPAGVVGTKTVSETYEETDGFGNVFVSSTTSTFVTKQADAKSSALFEVVGSPTRYEVMTSPLMQRSGRPFEDKVLSNTKEEGTVFVTFSQPKEKL; encoded by the exons ATACCAAAGCTGTAGTGACCTACGGAATCTTGAAAAAGCGGATCATAAACTTCAG GTGACAGAAATCAGTGTGGACAGTCAGCGGGGGAggacagagagcagggagaaCGTGGTCCTCTGGGGGGGGCCACGTTCTCTCCCAGGAAGAAGCTCCAATCTGTCCAGGAGTCGCTCCATGGAATGCCTCCCTCAGAAGGAGTCCTCAGGCACCAAAGCTCTGTGTGCCCTGTTTGAGTCCAAGGCCTCGCTGCAGCAGAACTTCCACAGCAGCACCAGGCTGGACATCAAGGCTGCTGCTGGCACTAAAACAAGGGAAGGCTGCCCCCTGCGGGACCAGAGAGGCCATAACAGCCCGGTAAAGGATGCCACTAT ACAGGGAACTACCCAAGCGGAAAGGGGAAAGGTCGTGAATGGACCTCAGGAGTCTAACAGCAAAATGTGGAGATACTCACACG GTGATAAAACCCGTCTGCCGCCGACTACAGGGATCTCCCCGACAAGACCAGCCAGAGACAGGatatctgcttcctcctccgtGAGAGAGAGATCCGCTCTTTATCTGTCAAGAGCAGCCATCGACGCCACAGGAGGCTCAACGCAGCCA GAATATATCAGTGCTCCAGCAACAAGGTCGAAGAGCATTAAG ATGGCTGACGCAGCCAGGAAAGTCAAAGTTTCACAATCTTCTCGTGATGAAGATGACCTCCCtatccctccacctcctcctgtacCACCTAGACCCCTGGACTATGAAGGGCCTCCTACATGTGATAGCCTCCCTATCCCACCTAAAGAAACCTTCTCCACGTTCTACCAACAACGGCAGAAGAGTGAACTGAAGAGACTCTTTAAACACATCCACCCTGACCTTAGGGCAAGTCTTGATGATGTAGTGGATGATGAGATAATGGAGGCAGTGCAGTCAGAAAACCCTGATGCAGCAGATGCAGCTTATCAGTGTGAAGTGCAGTCCATGAGATGGATTTTTGAGAACTGGAATCTGGCCAACATTGGGGACCCTCATTCAACCAAGAAGATGTTGGATGATGAGGAGTTAAAAGGCGGAGATGTCAGAGGCACATCTTCTATGTTTGAGCAGATTGACAGCACCCAACAAAAGTCTGCAAAAAGACAGAcctctgtcagaggtgatgTGAGAACATCAACATGGCTGTTTGAGACCCAGCCCTTAGATTCTCTAAATAAATCCATAAGAGAAGAAGGTGAGCTGGTCGAGGCAGTGCTGAGAGAACCCATCCAGTCAGGAGACGTAACAGGGACTCGGCTGCTTTTTGAGTCAAAATCACTGTGTGACTTAGGACGCTGCAACTCCATAGAAGATTATAGCTTCCTGAAACTGAAATCTGAACTCCAGGAGCAGAAAGGAGACGTCCAGACGACTGTGAAACTGTTCCAGACAGAACCTTGCTGTGCCATCAGAGACAACAGTGGCAATATGCATGAAATCAAATCCATCTGCAGGGAAGAGATCAACAGCAATAACATCAGCACTGCCCGTTGGCTTTTTGAAACCCAGCCTTTGGACCTGATTAATAAGGAAACTGATGGCGTGAAAATCATTCGAGGGATATCACTTGAAGAGGGGCACAGAGGTGGAGTTGACCAAAAGAGGTGGATGTTTGAAACTCAGCCATTTGGCACAATACAAGAGGTTGTAGGCGTGGACAAGTTTGAAGGAACAGTGGAAGAATGCAGTGGAGAGGCGGATGTTGTCAACAAGAGGACGTATTTTGAGACACAGCCTTTGGCGTCACTGAGAGGAGATTCAGATGAAAAATCTTTGGAAAAGGAAGAAATAATTGGAGGGGACATCAAAActtctttgtggttgtttgaaACTCAACCCATGGAGACTCTTAGTGATACCTATGAAGTCGGGCGTCTGAAGAAAATTACCCTTTCAGCTGATGAACAAGGAGAAGTAAAAGGTAGAAAGAGAATGTTTGAGAGCTGCAGTACTGAGAAGAGCACCTCATTCAAAAAACAAGAGATTGAAAAGGGTGACGTCAAGGGATTCAAACATCTTTTTGAAACAATTCCTTTGAGCAAAATTGCTCATTCTGATGAAGAGATTATTGAGGAGGAAAATGCCACCCCAGCAGGAAACATGAAAGGTAACGGAGCAATGTTTGAGGCACCTCATTTATACGCAATAAAGGACAGCTCTGGAAACCTCCACAAGGTTACAACAGTCAGCCGAGAAGAATTAATCAAAGGCAAGGTTAAAAACTACAAGTGGATGTTTGAGACCAAGCCAATAGACGAGCTTgcagaaggaaaaggaaatgtCGAGGTTATCAAAGGCATCACCAGACAAGAGGATACGAAGGGAGATGTCAAGATGGCAAAGTGGCTTTTTGAAACGCAGACAATAGACGGGATCCATTCTAAGTTCAACCAGACAGAGCAAAATGTCTCTGTTGAAGAGGAGCCTCATACGGGTGATGTCAAGAATTGTAAATGGTTATTTGAAACACAGTCAATGGGCAATTTGTTTAACAAATCAGATAATGTCAAAGATAAAGAAGCCACCGACAACACCAATGTTAAGTCCATTACTTGGCTATTTGAATCACAACCTCTTGACAGCATTAAAGATGGGGAGGAGTACAATTTGAATCTCTGCAGCACTGTGCAAGACGCTGTCAAATCAGAGGTTGGTGTGAAAACAGTCAAATGTCTTTTTGAAACAGAAACCTTGGACAGAATTAGACAGGATACAAATTCAGACAAAGACATGAGATGTGTCAGCCTCGTCGACTTCCAGTCAGGAGATGTATCACGAGTCAAAGAACTTTTTGAATCCCAGTCACTTGATGAAATAGGATTAGAAATGGAGACAACGTGTGATGAACTGAGCCAACGTGAACCAATTGAAAGCGGTTCGGCACATAAGTTAACTTGGATGTTTGAGAACTGTCCCATGAACCTCATTAATAATGAAACCGTTGATGCAAACCTTCAGGGAGTGAGTGATGCTGTGAGTGGGGACGTCCAGAACAAAAAGTTTATATTTGAAACCTCCTCACTGGACAAAATCCACAGCGAGCCCCTTGAGCAGAAATTGGTCCCTGCAGAGGAGCCTTTGAGTAATGTGGATGTGAAATCAAGCACCATGATGTTTGAGTCCCTGCCGCTTTATGCCATCAGAGACAAAGAGGGACTGTTCCACGAGGTCACAACTGTGAAAAAAGAAGAGGTGATGAGTGCTGACGTAAGAGGAGCGAGGTGGATGTTTGAAACAAAACCACTTGATGCTATCAAGGCAGAGAATGAAGTATTTGTGATCCGAGCTGTCACCCAAGAAGATGTCAAGAAAGGCGATGTCAAATCGGCCAGATGGAAGTTTGAGACGCAACCTTTGGACTCTCTCACCAGCCACGAGGAGTCTTCTGTCAGGGTAACTGAAAACTTTGGAAGCAGTAACGTGCGGCTTAATAAAGAGTTGTTTGAATCTGAACAGTCATCCAACAAGTTTGTGCGAATGGTTAGTGTCACTGATGTCCAACACGGTGATGTCAGGACCTCCACCTGGCTCTTTGAGAACCAATCGATTGACAGCCTGAAAGGTGAACATCAGGAGCAAGGTACAGTAAAAACAGTCCACAGAGAAGACAGCCAGAAAGGAGACGTGAAGCGCTGCACTTGGCTGTTTGAATCCCAAGCGCTAGACAAAATCAAGGAGCCAGAGGATACCTCAGAGCAAGGTGTCGAGGAGGAGATACCAAAAGCTGATGTGGAGTGCACAACCTGGCTCTTTGAGACCACTCCATTGGACAAAATCACTGCCAACAGTGTTTCTGACGCCCTATCATATCTCTACCAAATGTCCTTTGTTCACTCAAGTGGCATCATAATAGAAGCAAATGAGAGTAGAAATGTTAACATGGCTAAATATCTGGTTGAAAGCAATGAAGGTGTGCAAATCCAGAAGGAAGAGGTTATCAAGGGGAACATCAGGAACATCATGTTCCAACTGCTAATTAAACCGACTCTCAAGCCCCAAATTACTCTTCTTAGAGAGGTGGAGAAGGGTAAAGTGAACACCACTGTAGTAGAACTTCCGGTCTACCAGTCAGCCACAACAATCAACCTTGAGAGGGATCAACGGATACACAAAATTGTCCAGATGATTGAGGAAGTGCTTGTTCAAGATAAGTCTTTGAAAAAGGGAATCCTAATGCAAGagactgcaggaggagaagcagagatgaCCGTTTATTCACTCATCTGCAATTATGAAACCAAAGCCAAGACTCAcgccacagagagaggagatgtgAAGTCTACGATTGGAAATCTGTTGTCTACTGCCAATAGTCAGAGGACCGCAGTGTCGTGCAGAGTCGATGAAACTGAAAAGGGAAATGTGAACTTGTACAAAAGCTGCATTGAGAAAGGAGATCTGCACTACCTGAAAAGTCTTCATACTGAGTTGTCTGGAGATGAAGTTGATTGTAGCCTTCTTGCTAAAGAACAGATAGAAATAGTTCAGGGGGATGTGAAAGAAGCAAAGAGGAGTCTCTGCCAGCCGAAAGATCAAGTGGAGCGAACCATTTCCGATGTTTTGCCAGGAGACGTAGAGAATACCAAAAAGGTGTTTTCATCAGAGTCTACTGTCAGTGTTGACAACTGTGTTCCAAAGGAAGAAATTATTCCTGGAGATATCTCATCAGCAAAGCAACAACTTGCAGTAAAGCAACTTCTCATGGTAGAAAAAGAGGAAGTAGTGGCTGGGGACGTTAAGGCAACAATGCAGTCATTAGAACGTGCAAAGCAACTGAGCATGAGTGTGGAACGGGAGATCATCAAACCCGGAACTATCTATGACATGGATTTGTCAGCCGAAGGTCCTGAAGTAGAAGAAAGCACATCACAAAAAGAGATCATTATATCCGGAGATGTGAAAAAGGCTAAAAGGTCCCTTGAAATGGCGAAGCAGCAAAGCATGCATGTGGAGCGTGAAGTCATTGTTCCTGGAAATATTTACAACCTGAATGTTTCCGTACAAGAAGAGACCTCATCAGTAGTGCAGCAATCTACGAGTTCATCCTCCTCCAGATGTCAGCAAATCAGGACTTATCCAAAGGTCAGTGATGCAGTGAAAGATCAAGAAAGCTATATTCCCTTTGAGGCATGTCAACAAAGAGCAGTTATAGTCAGTAATTGTGCATCAGACTCACTGACACCTGTTGTAAGTTATGAATGCAATGGccaaacaacagaagaagagcgAGAAGAAGTAATCAGAGGAGATGTGAGGGCAGCCATTAGGTCGCTGCAGACTGCAGTGACAGAGCAGAAGCTTCTAGATAAAGAAGATATTGTAAGAGGAAATGTTCAATTGGCTCTGCAGTCTCTTGAGAAGTCTAGTGTAAATGTATCCAAGGGAGACTATAAGGCTGCAATGATATACAGGAACTCAGGTAGGGCTTGTTCAGGGAGGAGCAAGACTGTTCAAGAGCAGTGTGTTGTGGTGTCTATGCCTCCATCTGACACAAAACTGTCTCCTTCAATTTCAGTAACCTGTGAAGGAGAACCATCCATTTCAACACAGAACCCAACACCCAACCCTGTTGCAAATGGAATCTCAAAATCACCCAGATCTGAGAGTGTAACTCCACCACCCCTCCTTCAAAAGATTAGTGAGAAACCACCGGAGCAGAAGCCATCCTTACCACCAAAGCCTCTATGGATGAAATCAGTAACCGTGGAGGAACCAAATATTCCACTTCCCTCCGCTCACAAATTTGCAATGATTCCTCCAAACCACAGCAACCAGTTTCCTATGCCCTTTACAGATAAActgcaagaaaacaaaatcaacatGGAAACCTTAAAGGAAACACACCACCAAAAATCTGTGACGGTGAAAGGTTCAAATCAAGCAAATGAACGTCAATCAATGGACTCAAAGTCTAAGGAattcaagaagaaaaaaataacaacaccaCATACCGAGGATAAATCTGACTGCCAAGTAAAACACAGCACTGTGGAAATGGAGAGAAATGTAATACAGAAAATTAATGCAGCTGAGGAGATTCAGATGTGTATGAAGAATTATGCAGAAGAAGGTAAACATGAAATGAACGTGAGCTTGCACACTGCACTGCAGAACTTTGAACAAAAGGAACGGGAGGCTCTGGACAGTCGAGTCCCTCAGTTATCCAAAAGGGTAAAAGTAACAAATGATAGTGACAGTAACTATAGCAACAAAATCCCAACTCACcaacacaaatcaaatcccGAACATCCCAAGAAACAACACAGCAAGACTGAGGCGCCAATGTCGGAGACCAAGAGTCTGGTTGACGCATGTCATTCACAGCATACTGACCTCAATGAAATGCATCACAATCTTGAGGATAAAGTGGTTCTTAgacaaaagaaagtgaaagagacagaaggTGAGCGGCGACAGAGGCTTTCTGTCCACAAGGACGAGATCATGAAAGGAAATGTGACAGCAGCCATGGAAATCTTTGAAAATTTGAGAAAACGAGAGGAACTCAAAGAAATCCTGTCTAAGGTTGAAGAGATAGAGGAAGACACCAGCACTGTTGACAATAGATCCTTGAAGACATTATACACCAATGTCCCTGATTGGATGGATACACCGAGCACAAAtgcaaagcaaagaaaaacacagcaaaagAAAGTTGAAGTGGAAACGCAGGAAGATGATTTGGAAAGCATCTCCTCAGTCGAGACTGCGTTTGAAGACCTGGAAAGGGCaagtaaagaaataataaatctGAAGCAAGAGACTTTAGCTAAACTTATTGAGATTGAAGAGACAATAAAAAAAGCTTTGTACTCTGTCTCCAATCTGAAGTCTGAGGCTGACATCGCAGGATTGTCAGGACTATTCGACGAATCTCTCAGCTCGGAGCGAAACATTCAACCTACCAAcaacatcagaaaaataagtATTGTGTCAAGCAAGGCCAAGGCAGGTCTTACCAAAGAGATCACTGATGTGAATCGGCAAACGGTTTCGGATTCAAGTCCTTCCCAGCAACAAGTGCCCAGGCACAATAAGCCACTCATCAGACAGTCCTCTTCCCAGTCCTCCCCGTCATTCATCTCCATTCACTCAGCTGCCAGAAAGCCTGCCGAACAACCAAAGCTGCCCGTTTCAacatttaaaccaaaaacaGATGGTGGTTCTCAGGAATCTGCTGCTGAATGCtcaaaaacatgtcccagtcaACGCAAAGTCAGTGTGCTTGAGGTGAAAACTGTTCCAGAGCAGCCTGCAGGAGTAGTCGGCACAAAAACAGTCAGTGAAACATACGAAGAGACGGATGGATTTGGCAACGTATTTGTTTCCTCGACAACTTCCACATTTGTCACCAAACAAGCTGATGCTAAATCATCTGCTCTGTTTGAAGTAGTTGGGAGTCCAACCAGATACGAAGTCATGACATCCCCTTTAATGCAAAGATCTGGTCGCCCTTTTGAAGACAAAGTATTGAGCAACACCAAGGAGGAGGGGACAGTGTTCGTCACATTCAGCCAACCGAAGGAAAAGCTCTAA